From Vidua macroura isolate BioBank_ID:100142 chromosome 8, ASM2450914v1, whole genome shotgun sequence, one genomic window encodes:
- the PCBD1 gene encoding pterin-4-alpha-carbinolamine dehydratase, with amino-acid sequence MAGKTHRLSTEEREQLLPNLRAVGWNEVEGRDAIFKEFHFKDFNRAFGFMTRVALQAEKLDHHPEWFNVYNKVHITLSTHDCGGLSERDINLASFIEQVAASLS; translated from the exons ATG GCAGGCAAAACCCACAGGCTGAGCAcggaggagagggaacagctgCTGCCGAACCTGCGAGCCGTGGGGTGGAACGAGGTGGAAGGCAGAGACGCCATCTTCAAAGAGTTCCACTTCAAGGACTTCAACCGG GCATTTGGCTTCATGACCAGAGTGGCTCTACAGGCAGAAAAACTGGATCACCATCCTGAATGGTTCAATGTGTACAATAAG GTTCACATCACCCTGAGCACCCACGACTGCGGGGGTTTATCGGAGCGAGACATCAACCTGGCCAGCTTCATCGAGCAGGTGGCAGCTTCCCTCTCCTGA